From the genome of candidate division WOR-3 bacterium, one region includes:
- a CDS encoding sugar transferase, protein MEKEEIYYKHKRYLDLLLLFFVFITVVPLFLLIFLAIKLSSRGPLFYKHKRVGKNGRPFYVYKFRTMVDGAEALLPKILKNNPQAREEFENGYKLKNDPRVTPIGKILRKTSLDELPQLINILRGEMSFVGPRPIVEEEKVKYGEYLPLLLKEKPGLTGLWQVSGRNNLSYEERVALDMEYIRKKSLRLDIKIILKTIPVLFSGNGAY, encoded by the coding sequence ATGGAGAAGGAAGAAATCTATTATAAGCATAAAAGATATTTAGATTTATTGTTACTTTTTTTCGTCTTCATCACTGTCGTTCCCTTATTTCTTTTAATTTTTTTAGCAATCAAACTATCTTCCCGCGGTCCTCTCTTTTATAAACATAAAAGAGTAGGAAAAAATGGCAGACCCTTTTATGTTTATAAGTTTCGCACTATGGTGGATGGTGCTGAGGCGCTACTACCTAAAATTTTAAAGAATAATCCTCAGGCGCGAGAAGAGTTTGAAAATGGGTACAAGTTAAAAAACGATCCAAGGGTAACACCTATTGGGAAAATATTAAGAAAGACAAGTCTTGACGAGTTACCTCAATTAATAAATATCTTAAGAGGCGAAATGAGTTTTGTTGGACCAAGGCCAATTGTGGAAGAAGAAAAAGTGAAATACGGAGAATATTTACCTTTGCTTTTAAAAGAAAAACCTGGTTTGACAGGACTTTGGCAGGTTTCCGGTCGAAATAATCTTTCCTATGAAGAGCGGGTAGCCTTGGATATGGAATATATTCGCAAAAAGAGTTTACGTTTAGATATAAAAATTATTTTAAAAACTATTCCGGTACTCTTTTCGGGAAACGGAGCATATTGA
- the galE gene encoding UDP-glucose 4-epimerase GalE encodes MIFVTGGGGYIGSVVVRLLIENGYQVIVYDNLSRGHLSAIDKRAIFIKGDLADKDLLSKVFKKYPIEAVLHFAAYIEVGESVKYPTLFFDNNVKNCINLLNCMCENGCYKIIFSSSAAVYGEPIEIPIKENHPLLPINPYGETKRLIEELLFSYEKYCGLKFISLRYFNVAGAYENLGEDHRPETHLIPLIVKAALGKEKIFKIYGDDYPTRDGTCIRDYIHVYDLAIAHILALKKLLKEDKSEVYNLGSENGYSVKEVFETACEVIGKEIPYEIVDRRPGDVPILIASSEKIKKELGWKREKDDLKVIIKDTFEWHKRFPSGYPD; translated from the coding sequence ATGATTTTCGTTACTGGTGGTGGTGGTTATATAGGCTCAGTAGTTGTTAGGTTATTGATTGAAAATGGTTATCAGGTGATCGTTTACGATAATTTATCCCGCGGACATTTATCGGCAATTGATAAAAGGGCGATTTTTATTAAAGGCGATTTGGCAGATAAGGATTTGCTTTCTAAGGTTTTTAAAAAGTATCCAATTGAAGCGGTTCTTCATTTTGCCGCCTATATTGAGGTTGGCGAATCGGTGAAATATCCTACTCTTTTCTTTGATAACAATGTGAAAAATTGTATAAATTTACTTAACTGTATGTGTGAAAATGGGTGTTATAAAATAATTTTTTCCTCTTCGGCAGCCGTGTATGGGGAACCAATTGAAATTCCAATTAAAGAAAACCATCCTTTATTACCAATAAATCCCTATGGAGAAACAAAAAGATTGATTGAAGAATTGCTTTTTTCTTATGAAAAATATTGTGGTTTGAAATTTATTTCTTTAAGATACTTTAATGTGGCGGGTGCTTACGAAAATTTAGGAGAGGATCACCGTCCAGAAACCCATCTAATTCCTTTGATTGTTAAAGCAGCATTGGGAAAGGAGAAAATTTTTAAAATCTATGGAGATGATTATCCAACACGAGATGGCACTTGTATTCGGGATTATATTCATGTGTATGATTTAGCAATTGCTCATATTTTGGCACTGAAAAAACTCTTAAAAGAAGATAAAAGCGAAGTTTATAATTTAGGAAGTGAAAATGGGTATTCGGTCAAAGAAGTTTTTGAGACAGCCTGTGAGGTTATTGGGAAAGAGATTCCTTATGAGATTGTTGATAGGAGACCTGGAGATGTGCCGATATTAATTGCCTCTTCCGAAAAAATTAAAAAAGAATTGGGTTGGAAGCGGGAAAAGGATGATTTAAAAGTAATAATTAAGGATACTTTTGAGTGGCATAAGAGATTTCCATCGGGCTATCCAGATTGA
- the panC gene encoding pantoate--beta-alanine ligase — protein sequence MKVVKKIKEMQKIADQLRKKGKIIGFVPTMGYLHKGHLSLVKIAKRKSDVCVVSIFVNPLQFGPKEDYQIYPRDFQRDKKLLAELGVDIIFYPSEKEMYPEPCLTYVQVKKLSEGLCGRSRPGHFEGVATVVTKLFNIVKPHIAVFGQKDYQQAVIIKKMAKDLNFDIKIIVAPTVREKDGLACSSRNIYLNEKERKEATVLYRSLMLAKKMIKEGEKDPEKIIKEMEKIITTESSGKIDYIEIVDAKTLEPLKEITGKVCIALAVFFGKARLIDNILVQSG from the coding sequence ATGAAAGTTGTTAAGAAAATAAAAGAGATGCAGAAAATTGCCGACCAGTTAAGAAAAAAAGGGAAAATCATTGGTTTTGTACCGACAATGGGCTATCTTCATAAGGGACACTTGAGTTTAGTTAAAATTGCTAAAAGGAAAAGCGATGTTTGCGTTGTTAGTATTTTTGTCAATCCCTTACAATTTGGTCCAAAAGAAGACTACCAAATTTACCCCCGAGATTTCCAAAGAGATAAAAAGTTACTGGCGGAGTTGGGGGTAGATATTATTTTCTATCCCAGCGAAAAAGAAATGTATCCGGAGCCTTGTCTAACCTATGTCCAAGTAAAAAAACTTTCGGAAGGTCTTTGTGGTCGTTCTCGACCTGGTCATTTCGAAGGAGTGGCAACAGTAGTTACTAAATTATTTAATATTGTTAAACCCCATATTGCCGTTTTTGGTCAAAAAGATTATCAGCAAGCAGTGATTATAAAAAAAATGGCGAAAGACCTAAATTTTGATATCAAAATTATTGTGGCGCCAACGGTCCGTGAAAAAGATGGATTAGCATGTAGTTCAAGAAATATTTATCTTAACGAAAAGGAAAGGAAAGAAGCCACGGTGCTCTATCGGTCATTAATGTTAGCAAAAAAAATGATAAAGGAAGGAGAAAAAGATCCCGAAAAGATAATAAAAGAAATGGAAAAAATTATTACTACGGAAAGTTCGGGTAAAATTGATTATATTGAAATTGTTGATGCGAAAACTTTAGAACCCCTAAAAGAAATTACTGGTAAAGTTTGTATCGCTTTGGCAGTTTTTTTTGGCAAAGCCCGTCTAATTGATAATATTTTGGTTCAATCTGGATAG
- the panB gene encoding 3-methyl-2-oxobutanoate hydroxymethyltransferase: MKEKKEKIVALTAYDYLTAKILDESGVDLILVGDSAANVIFGYETTLPIDLSAMLMFTSAVARAVKRAFVVGDMPFLSYQISKEEALKNAGLFLKAGAQGVKLEGGEPVVPIVEHLVKFGIPVMGHLGLTPQSVHQLGGYKLQARTKEEQEKLLKDALMLEEAGCFAIVLEKVPMEVAKIVTERLKIPTIGIGAGPYCDGQILVLHDMLGLNEKKFKFVKRYADLLTLIKKAVSEYLEEVKKGKFPNEEHSFKADESC; encoded by the coding sequence ATGAAAGAAAAAAAAGAAAAAATTGTTGCTTTAACCGCCTATGATTATCTAACTGCCAAAATCTTGGACGAGAGCGGAGTGGATTTAATCTTAGTAGGCGATTCAGCTGCTAATGTAATTTTTGGTTACGAAACTACTTTACCCATTGACCTTTCAGCGATGTTAATGTTTACCTCAGCAGTTGCCCGAGCGGTAAAAAGAGCCTTTGTTGTTGGTGATATGCCTTTTTTATCTTATCAAATTTCTAAAGAAGAGGCATTAAAAAATGCTGGTTTATTTTTAAAAGCCGGCGCTCAAGGAGTAAAATTGGAAGGTGGCGAACCGGTGGTGCCGATTGTTGAACATTTAGTTAAATTTGGAATTCCAGTTATGGGACATTTAGGATTAACTCCTCAATCGGTTCACCAGCTAGGCGGCTACAAATTACAAGCCCGAACAAAAGAGGAACAAGAAAAATTATTGAAAGATGCCCTGATGTTAGAAGAAGCGGGTTGTTTTGCTATAGTATTAGAAAAGGTTCCAATGGAGGTAGCAAAAATAGTTACGGAAAGATTAAAAATTCCGACGATTGGAATTGGTGCTGGTCCCTATTGCGATGGTCAAATTCTCGTTCTTCATGATATGTTAGGATTGAACGAAAAGAAATTTAAGTTTGTTAAGAGATATGCCGACTTATTAACTTTAATTAAAAAGGCGGTAAGCGAATATTTAGAAGAAGTAAAAAAGGGAAAGTTTCCTAATGAAGAACATAGTTTTAAAGCCGATGAAAGTTGTTAA
- a CDS encoding deoxynucleoside kinase has product MGIGKTYLATKLANYWRAELILDNLENPFLKNFYENKRTYAFQTQLFFLLSRYQQQLSLNQLSLFAEKKIVSDYTLEKDKIYASVNLSESEYFIYEKIFQLLEKNLTLRPTKIVFLQTNLETIWERLRRSEREYEKKINWEYLLAIANAYNQFFFHYSRVPILIVNTESYNYWENPKAFRDLIIAIENLKEGRKFLV; this is encoded by the coding sequence ATGGGAATAGGCAAAACTTATTTGGCTACCAAATTAGCTAATTATTGGCGTGCTGAATTGATATTAGATAATTTAGAAAATCCTTTTTTAAAAAATTTTTACGAAAACAAAAGAACTTATGCCTTTCAGACCCAACTCTTTTTCCTTCTTAGCCGTTATCAACAACAACTAAGTTTAAACCAACTTTCTTTATTTGCGGAGAAAAAAATTGTAAGTGATTACACATTGGAAAAAGATAAGATTTATGCTAGTGTCAATTTATCCGAAAGTGAATATTTTATCTACGAAAAAATTTTTCAACTTTTAGAAAAAAATCTTACTCTTAGACCTACTAAAATAGTTTTTTTGCAAACTAATTTAGAAACAATTTGGGAACGTTTGCGCAGAAGTGAGCGAGAATATGAAAAAAAAATTAATTGGGAATATCTGCTCGCAATTGCTAATGCCTACAATCAATTTTTTTTCCATTATTCTCGTGTGCCCATCTTAATTGTGAATACGGAAAGTTATAACTATTGGGAAAATCCAAAAGCCTTTCGGGATTTAATAATTGCTATTGAAAATTTAAAGGAAGGACGAAAATTTTTGGTTTAA
- the folK gene encoding 2-amino-4-hydroxy-6-hydroxymethyldihydropteridine diphosphokinase yields the protein MKEVILSFGSNLGNRVKNIERAIKFLEKVNIYPQKISSFYLTKPVGFPFQPSFINSVGVFKTNLPPKEVLKMIKKIENRFYRLRLFKNAPRLLDIDILFYNSEIIDDKYLKIPHPKILERNFVLIPLLEVAPDFYHPVVKKNLKEFSEKIDTNGVRIWKKRNSNTWQ from the coding sequence ATGAAAGAGGTAATTTTATCCTTTGGTAGCAATCTCGGAAATCGTGTGAAAAATATTGAAAGGGCTATTAAATTTTTAGAAAAGGTTAATATCTATCCCCAAAAAATTTCTTCTTTTTATCTAACCAAACCAGTTGGTTTTCCTTTTCAACCTTCTTTTATTAATAGCGTGGGCGTCTTTAAAACCAACCTGCCACCAAAAGAAGTTTTGAAGATGATTAAAAAAATTGAAAATAGGTTTTACCGATTAAGATTGTTCAAAAATGCTCCCCGTTTATTAGACATTGATATCCTTTTCTATAATTCAGAAATCATTGATGATAAATATCTTAAAATTCCTCATCCCAAAATCTTAGAAAGAAATTTTGTATTAATCCCTTTATTGGAAGTGGCGCCGGATTTCTATCATCCCGTAGTTAAAAAAAACTTAAAAGAATTTAGCGAAAAGATAGATACTAATGGTGTTCGGATATGGAAAAAAAGGAACTCGAATACGTGGCAATAG
- a CDS encoding ZIP family metal transporter — protein sequence MIFLYTLFSSIFVSLLSLIGIFFLFFKTNLFEKIIYYLVAFAGGVLFGIVFFHILKETIEHFPPYLFSLFLTIGFLIFFILERIIRWRHCHLPKCEIHPIGPLNLLGDSLHNFIDGLIIAAGYLTSLKTGLLITLGTIVHEIPQEIGDFAILVYGGYTKRKALFYNFLSATAAVLGAIIGFLFLEKFQSLLPFLLSLAGGNFLYIASSDIIPELHREIDLRKSIYSFIIFILGIFLIILLTNFFIHE from the coding sequence ATGATTTTTCTATATACTCTCTTTTCTTCCATTTTTGTTAGCCTTCTTTCTCTTATTGGCATTTTCTTTTTATTTTTTAAAACTAATCTATTTGAAAAAATTATTTATTATTTAGTCGCTTTTGCCGGTGGTGTTCTCTTCGGTATTGTCTTTTTTCATATTTTAAAAGAAACTATTGAACATTTCCCTCCTTATCTCTTTTCTCTTTTTTTAACCATTGGTTTTCTCATCTTTTTCATCTTAGAAAGAATTATCCGTTGGCGTCATTGCCATTTGCCTAAATGTGAAATCCATCCGATTGGTCCTCTTAATCTCCTTGGTGATTCCCTTCATAATTTCATTGATGGCTTAATAATTGCTGCTGGTTATTTAACTTCTTTGAAAACCGGTCTGTTAATAACATTAGGAACAATTGTCCACGAAATACCGCAAGAGATTGGTGATTTTGCAATTCTTGTTTATGGAGGTTACACCAAAAGGAAAGCATTATTTTATAATTTTCTAAGTGCTACTGCCGCCGTCTTAGGAGCAATTATCGGCTTTCTTTTCTTAGAAAAATTCCAATCCCTTTTACCCTTTCTTCTCTCCTTAGCCGGAGGTAATTTTCTTTATATCGCCTCTTCTGATATTATTCCGGAACTCCATCGGGAAATAGATTTAAGAAAAAGTATTTACTCTTTTATAATCTTTATTTTAGGAATATTTTTAATAATTCTTTTAACCAATTTTTTTATTCATGAATGA
- a CDS encoding 2-oxoacid:acceptor oxidoreductase family protein, producing the protein MKKEIRIAGTGGQGIIFAAIVLAEAVGVYENKYVSQTQSYGPEARGGASKADIIISDKPIYFPQTQNLDILACLSRQALEEYIKKLKENGILIIDSYYCGNFNKENIKIYAFPFSLIAKEKLGRELFANIILLGSLARFTEIVKIESLKKAISHRVTPQFLEMNERALMVGYHIDQL; encoded by the coding sequence ATGAAAAAAGAGATTAGAATTGCTGGAACTGGTGGCCAAGGAATTATTTTTGCGGCAATTGTTTTAGCCGAAGCAGTGGGTGTTTATGAAAATAAATATGTTTCCCAAACTCAATCGTATGGTCCAGAAGCACGAGGTGGCGCCTCTAAAGCCGATATAATTATCAGTGACAAACCAATCTATTTTCCTCAAACTCAGAATTTAGATATTTTGGCTTGCTTAAGCCGCCAAGCCCTGGAGGAATATATTAAAAAATTAAAAGAGAACGGTATTCTGATTATTGACTCTTATTACTGTGGAAATTTTAATAAAGAAAATATAAAAATTTATGCCTTTCCTTTTTCATTGATTGCTAAAGAAAAATTGGGACGGGAATTATTTGCCAATATCATTCTTTTGGGCTCTCTGGCTCGTTTTACGGAAATTGTAAAGATTGAATCATTAAAAAAAGCAATCTCTCATCGAGTAACACCCCAGTTTTTAGAAATGAATGAACGAGCCCTAATGGTTGGCTATCACATCGACCAATTATGA
- a CDS encoding thiamine pyrophosphate-dependent enzyme, translating to MKEEIKNYLRLDERFPHILCPGCGIGTITNILIRTFNELNLDKNNICLVSGIGCSSRIPGYIDCDTFHTLHGRAIPCAIGVKLAKPHLKVIVIGGDGDILAIGLSHFIHAARRNIDLTVIIINNFNYGMTGGQVSPTTPKGKFTYTTPYGNPEEEFDIYEISKSAGAVFFARSTTYHTAHLKNIFKKALTKKGFSVVEVISQCPTLYGRLNRLGDAVKMLEDFKNRAINISHIKDLSEIPADKIAIGILLDREREEYCEKLKRIIDEKRD from the coding sequence ATGAAAGAAGAGATAAAAAATTATTTAAGATTAGACGAAAGATTTCCCCATATTTTATGCCCTGGTTGTGGTATCGGAACAATTACTAATATTCTTATAAGAACTTTTAACGAATTAAATTTAGATAAAAATAATATCTGTTTGGTATCAGGAATTGGCTGTTCTTCTCGTATTCCTGGATATATTGATTGTGATACCTTTCATACCCTTCACGGTCGGGCAATTCCTTGTGCTATCGGAGTAAAATTGGCAAAGCCCCATTTAAAGGTGATTGTTATTGGTGGTGACGGTGATATCTTGGCAATCGGCTTGAGCCATTTTATCCACGCGGCAAGAAGAAATATTGATTTAACAGTAATAATTATTAATAATTTTAATTACGGAATGACTGGTGGTCAGGTTTCACCCACAACTCCAAAAGGAAAATTTACTTATACAACCCCTTATGGCAATCCCGAAGAAGAATTTGATATTTATGAAATCTCAAAAAGTGCTGGTGCTGTGTTTTTTGCTCGTTCCACTACCTATCATACTGCCCATTTAAAAAATATATTTAAAAAAGCACTAACAAAAAAAGGGTTTTCAGTGGTAGAAGTAATTTCTCAATGTCCAACCCTTTACGGTCGTTTAAATAGATTAGGCGACGCAGTAAAAATGTTAGAAGATTTTAAAAATAGGGCAATTAATATTTCCCATATCAAAGACCTTTCCGAAATACCCGCTGATAAAATTGCGATTGGTATTTTATTAGATAGAGAAAGAGAAGAGTATTGTGAAAAATTAAAAAGGATAATAGATGAAAAAAGAGATTAG
- a CDS encoding 2-oxoacid:acceptor oxidoreductase subunit alpha, whose protein sequence is MRQLLSGNEAVAIGAIKAGIRFFAGYPITPSTEIAEYMARELPKIGGVFIQMEDEIASINAVIGASAAGMKAMTATSGPGFSLMQEGIGYACMAEIPCLIVNVQRGGPATGLPTKPSQSDVMQARWGTHGDHPIVVFYPYSVLESFYLTVKAVNTAYFLRVPVILLTDEIIAHMREVVELPEEIEIYQPKRKKKSPEEFLLYSEETIYDAEVAYFGEGYRIHISGLTHREDGFPTNNPEEIKRKLDRLKRKIEDNKEKLWDLEYQDIGAEICLISYGISARTALEAKYIFEKEEKRALGYIRLKTIWPFPDKPLKSLLKSAKKVIVVEMNQGQLINEIERAISPEIEIVGVQRYDGEIITPEEILAVI, encoded by the coding sequence ATGCGTCAGTTATTATCGGGAAATGAAGCGGTTGCGATTGGAGCGATAAAAGCCGGAATAAGATTTTTTGCTGGCTACCCAATTACTCCATCTACCGAAATTGCTGAATATATGGCAAGGGAATTACCAAAAATTGGCGGAGTTTTTATCCAAATGGAAGACGAAATTGCTTCAATAAATGCGGTGATTGGTGCTAGTGCTGCTGGTATGAAAGCAATGACCGCCACTTCTGGACCTGGTTTCTCTTTGATGCAAGAAGGGATTGGTTATGCTTGTATGGCAGAAATACCTTGTCTTATTGTAAATGTCCAAAGAGGTGGTCCGGCTACCGGCTTGCCGACAAAACCTTCCCAAAGCGATGTAATGCAAGCAAGATGGGGAACCCACGGCGACCATCCGATTGTTGTTTTTTATCCTTACAGTGTCTTGGAAAGTTTCTATTTAACAGTTAAAGCAGTTAATACTGCCTATTTTTTAAGGGTACCGGTAATTTTGCTAACCGATGAAATAATTGCTCATATGCGAGAAGTGGTTGAATTGCCCGAAGAAATTGAAATCTACCAACCAAAGAGAAAGAAAAAAAGCCCTGAAGAATTTTTACTCTATTCAGAAGAGACAATTTATGATGCGGAAGTTGCCTATTTTGGTGAAGGCTATCGAATCCATATTTCTGGACTTACTCATCGGGAAGATGGGTTTCCTACTAATAACCCAGAAGAGATTAAGAGAAAATTAGATAGGCTAAAAAGAAAAATTGAAGATAATAAAGAAAAATTATGGGATTTAGAATATCAAGATATTGGTGCCGAAATTTGTCTTATCTCTTACGGAATATCTGCCCGCACTGCGTTAGAAGCAAAATATATCTTTGAAAAAGAAGAAAAAAGAGCCTTAGGTTATATTCGCCTTAAAACAATCTGGCCTTTTCCAGATAAACCCTTAAAATCTTTATTAAAAAGTGCTAAGAAGGTAATTGTTGTTGAAATGAACCAAGGACAATTAATCAATGAAATTGAAAGGGCAATAAGTCCGGAAATTGAAATTGTTGGTGTTCAGAGATATGACGGTGAAATAATAACTCCGGAAGAAATATTAGCGGTAATATGA
- a CDS encoding ferredoxin family protein, with protein sequence MKKFLKEEPKVYLSKDNKKIKVIKYFCKGCGICINFCPKKVLDWDKDFKVFAKNPDECIACYLCELMCPDFAIFIEKEK encoded by the coding sequence GTGAAAAAATTCTTAAAAGAAGAACCAAAGGTTTATCTTTCTAAAGATAATAAAAAGATAAAAGTTATAAAATATTTTTGTAAAGGTTGTGGTATTTGTATAAATTTCTGTCCGAAAAAGGTTTTAGATTGGGATAAGGATTTTAAGGTATTTGCCAAAAATCCTGATGAATGTATCGCCTGTTATCTTTGTGAGTTGATGTGTCCAGATTTTGCTATTTTTATTGAAAAAGAGAAATAA
- the sucD gene encoding succinate--CoA ligase subunit alpha, whose amino-acid sequence MSILINKDTKVLVQGITGRDGQFHTQRMINFGTKILAGVTPGKGSQKIDFQNSEPIPVFNSIYEAKKYFEFDASIIFVPAAFATDAIYEAIDENIPLIVVITEGIPVHDMMKINAYLKNKKSKLLGPNCPGILVPEEVKIGIIPHEYFKRGVIGVVSRSGTLTYEISYHISQTKYGLSTIVGIGGDPIKGMDFVDILKLFNKDEETKAIVIIGEIGGLDEEEAAKFVKRNIKKPIFGFIAGKTAPPEKRMGHAGAIIEQGKGTAQSKIEAFISAGIEVFEEPQEIVNLLAKLNL is encoded by the coding sequence ATGAGTATTTTAATTAATAAAGATACAAAGGTTTTGGTTCAAGGAATTACCGGCAGGGACGGACAGTTCCATACCCAGAGAATGATTAATTTTGGCACAAAAATCCTTGCCGGTGTGACACCAGGAAAAGGTAGCCAGAAGATTGATTTTCAAAATAGTGAACCAATACCGGTCTTTAATTCTATTTATGAAGCAAAGAAATATTTTGAATTTGATGCCAGTATTATATTTGTTCCTGCTGCCTTTGCTACTGATGCTATTTACGAAGCAATAGATGAAAACATCCCTTTGATTGTCGTAATCACCGAAGGAATACCAGTTCATGATATGATGAAAATTAATGCCTATCTAAAAAATAAAAAATCTAAACTATTGGGACCAAACTGCCCAGGAATATTGGTTCCGGAAGAGGTAAAAATTGGTATTATCCCTCACGAATATTTTAAAAGGGGTGTTATTGGTGTTGTCTCCAGAAGCGGAACTTTGACTTATGAAATATCTTATCATATCTCGCAAACCAAATATGGATTATCAACAATTGTTGGTATTGGTGGTGACCCAATTAAAGGAATGGATTTTGTTGATATTTTAAAACTTTTTAATAAAGATGAAGAAACAAAAGCGATTGTCATTATTGGTGAGATTGGCGGTTTGGATGAAGAAGAGGCAGCAAAGTTTGTAAAAAGAAACATCAAAAAACCAATATTTGGTTTCATTGCTGGAAAAACTGCTCCACCGGAAAAGAGAATGGGACATGCCGGAGCAATTATTGAGCAGGGAAAAGGAACTGCCCAAAGTAAAATTGAAGCCTTTATAAGTGCTGGTATCGAAGTTTTTGAAGAGCCACAAGAGATAGTTAATTTATTAGCAAAGTTAAATCTGTGA